The Chryseobacterium nakagawai genome has a segment encoding these proteins:
- a CDS encoding DUF1272 domain-containing protein, with product MLEIRTNCENCKKPLPYDSPEAMICTFECTFCKDCVNHIFKNVCPNCGGGLEKRPIRPKSLLAKYPVSSEVVYQPINEAEFKIKQEKLIDIPLGER from the coding sequence ATGTTAGAGATCAGAACCAATTGCGAAAATTGCAAGAAACCTTTACCCTATGATTCGCCTGAAGCTATGATATGTACTTTTGAATGTACCTTTTGCAAAGATTGTGTTAACCATATTTTTAAAAATGTCTGCCCAAACTGTGGTGGTGGATTAGAAAAGCGCCCCATCAGACCTAAAAGTCTTCTTGCCAAATATCCTGTAAGTTCAGAAGTGGTATATCAACCGATTAACGAAGCCGAGTTTAAAATAAAACAGGAAAAATTAATAGACATTCCTTTAGGTGAACGATAA
- a CDS encoding AraC family transcriptional regulator — protein MEDNLNCIYKVINFIEKNYDQQISVKDLEEVSNYSYRNVQRIFKYSCGETIGAFQQRLKVENAYKRILYTQESLTSIGVEVGFSTIASFSKAFKQHFGISPKEAKLSRQQLLYEPELIPITSDILLEPEIVYLKPIQVYYQSIQTYYNNEEIELLWDNFLHNEFLSPDAEYFGIIADEPLITTEINCRYDACSTIQAQNKKLPSKLILGGKYARFIHSGTYDTIDDTYTKIYSRWIFNSGLEFSHSPIIEKYERYADDTEEQEKQLTYILLPLK, from the coding sequence ATGGAAGACAACCTGAATTGTATTTATAAAGTCATCAATTTTATTGAAAAAAATTATGATCAGCAGATTTCTGTAAAAGATTTAGAAGAAGTGTCAAATTACTCTTACAGAAATGTTCAGCGTATTTTTAAATATAGTTGTGGGGAAACAATAGGCGCTTTTCAGCAAAGGCTGAAAGTGGAAAATGCTTATAAACGGATCCTTTATACTCAGGAAAGTCTTACGTCTATAGGTGTTGAGGTAGGATTTTCTACGATAGCTTCTTTCTCAAAAGCTTTTAAACAACATTTTGGGATCTCTCCTAAAGAGGCGAAACTAAGTAGACAACAGCTACTGTATGAGCCGGAGCTGATTCCGATAACATCTGACATCTTGCTGGAACCGGAAATTGTATACCTTAAACCAATACAGGTCTATTATCAGAGTATTCAGACTTATTATAATAATGAGGAAATTGAATTGCTTTGGGACAACTTCTTGCACAATGAATTTCTAAGTCCCGATGCAGAATATTTTGGAATTATAGCAGATGAACCTTTAATTACAACTGAAATAAACTGCCGATATGATGCCTGCTCAACCATACAGGCCCAAAATAAGAAATTGCCATCAAAGCTAATATTGGGTGGTAAATATGCGCGTTTTATCCATTCCGGAACCTATGACACAATAGATGATACTTATACAAAAATTTATTCCCGATGGATTTTTAATTCCGGACTTGAGTTTTCACACAGTCCTATCATTGAGAAGTATGAAAGGTATGCGGATGATACGGAGGAGCAGGAGAAACAATTGACTTATATTTTACTGCCTTTGAAATAG
- a CDS encoding cold-shock protein, which translates to MQEGTVKFFNEAKGFGFISPADGSKDIFVHSSGLSTRVIRENDKVVFEVQKSEKGLNAVNVKLA; encoded by the coding sequence ATGCAAGAAGGCACAGTAAAATTTTTTAATGAAGCAAAAGGCTTCGGATTTATTTCTCCTGCAGATGGGAGTAAGGATATATTTGTACATTCTTCGGGATTAAGTACAAGAGTTATTCGTGAGAATGATAAAGTGGTTTTTGAGGTACAAAAAAGCGAAAAAGGTTTAAATGCGGTTAACGTTAAGTTAGCATAA
- a CDS encoding YciE/YciF ferroxidase family protein, with amino-acid sequence MATKTVTKKATPAKSTATKKTAKTPAKKNAAKELRDLFEDGMKDIYWAEKALVKALPKMYKNATDKKLKTAIENHLMETQVHVKRLEECFKSIKKKAQAKKCDAMQGLLDEGKGIMEETKPGSVRDAGIIAAAQKVEHYEIATYGTLAAYAKILKENVCLKNFLATLNEEKKCDKLLSKVADVGLNTKAL; translated from the coding sequence ATGGCAACGAAAACAGTAACAAAAAAAGCAACTCCGGCTAAATCTACCGCGACAAAAAAAACAGCGAAAACTCCTGCAAAGAAAAATGCAGCAAAAGAGCTGAGAGATCTATTTGAAGATGGTATGAAAGATATTTATTGGGCTGAAAAGGCTTTGGTAAAAGCTTTACCCAAAATGTATAAAAATGCAACGGACAAAAAACTTAAAACCGCCATTGAGAATCACCTGATGGAAACACAAGTACACGTAAAAAGGCTTGAAGAATGTTTTAAATCTATCAAAAAAAAGGCACAGGCAAAAAAATGTGATGCCATGCAGGGTTTATTAGATGAAGGCAAAGGTATCATGGAAGAAACAAAACCCGGATCTGTAAGGGATGCCGGAATTATTGCAGCAGCACAAAAAGTAGAACATTATGAAATTGCAACTTATGGAACTCTTGCAGCCTATGCAAAAATCTTAAAAGAAAACGTATGTCTTAAGAATTTCCTGGCTACTCTTAACGAAGAAAAAAAATGTGATAAGCTATTATCAAAAGTTGCGGATGTAGGATTAAACACGAAAGCATTATAG
- a CDS encoding VOC family protein: MSIQFEAGINIAIKIPKSKYEKTVAFYRDILKLPVEEKNIDNPTVSRTHEVKFGNNIIWLDCVDNYTHSETWLQLTVPNVEEATQYLQSNGVETCDEIEELPENMHWITDPAGTVFNLQQTP, encoded by the coding sequence ATGAGTATCCAATTTGAGGCAGGAATTAATATTGCCATTAAGATTCCCAAAAGTAAATATGAGAAAACCGTTGCTTTTTACAGAGATATCTTGAAGCTGCCGGTAGAGGAGAAGAATATCGATAATCCAACGGTTTCCCGAACCCACGAAGTGAAGTTTGGTAACAATATCATTTGGTTAGATTGTGTGGATAATTATACGCATTCAGAAACGTGGTTACAACTAACGGTTCCTAATGTAGAAGAAGCAACCCAATATCTGCAATCGAACGGAGTTGAAACCTGTGATGAAATTGAAGAACTCCCGGAAAATATGCATTGGATTACAGATCCGGCAGGTACGGTTTTTAACCTACAGCAGACTCCATAA
- a CDS encoding MaoC family dehydratase produces the protein MIVINSFDEYKSLENRMIGESSWHKIDQDQINRFADATLDYQWIHVDEDRAEKEGPFKSTIAHGYLTLALIPYLWKQIADVRNLKMEINYGIENLRFGQIVPVNSEVKLQATVKTVTNLKGTVKAVVEAKLLIKDQIKPAYTGDVVFLYHFME, from the coding sequence ATGATTGTTATAAACTCTTTTGATGAGTATAAATCTCTGGAAAATAGAATGATTGGTGAATCTTCCTGGCACAAAATAGATCAGGATCAGATCAACAGATTTGCTGATGCAACTTTAGATTATCAATGGATCCATGTTGACGAAGACAGAGCAGAAAAAGAAGGCCCATTTAAATCAACTATAGCTCATGGATATTTAACGTTAGCCCTGATTCCTTATCTCTGGAAGCAGATCGCTGATGTAAGAAATTTAAAAATGGAAATCAATTACGGGATAGAAAATCTCAGATTCGGACAGATTGTTCCCGTAAATAGTGAGGTAAAATTACAGGCTACTGTAAAAACGGTTACGAATCTTAAAGGTACTGTAAAGGCAGTTGTTGAAGCTAAATTATTAATTAAAGATCAGATAAAACCAGCTTATACAGGTGATGTAGTTTTCCTGTATCATTTTATGGAGTAG
- a CDS encoding DUF4287 domain-containing protein, whose amino-acid sequence MSFQTYIKNIEEKTGKSRVDFENLAAEKGFTEDGKIRKGIKATEIINWLKDDFELGHGHATAMYAYINGKRE is encoded by the coding sequence ATGTCATTTCAAACTTATATTAAAAACATTGAAGAGAAAACCGGAAAATCCAGGGTCGATTTTGAAAATTTAGCTGCTGAGAAAGGGTTTACAGAAGATGGGAAAATCAGAAAGGGGATCAAAGCAACAGAAATCATCAATTGGTTAAAGGATGATTTTGAATTAGGACATGGTCATGCTACTGCTATGTACGCCTATATTAATGGAAAACGAGAATGA
- a CDS encoding bacteriocin-like protein, producing the protein MKNLKKIHRPEMKTIKGGINCPGGQICLINGKWQCMPYDGCGGGNQP; encoded by the coding sequence ATGAAAAATTTAAAAAAAATCCACAGACCGGAAATGAAAACAATTAAAGGAGGAATTAACTGCCCTGGTGGTCAAATATGTTTGATTAACGGAAAATGGCAATGTATGCCATACGATGGATGTGGCGGTGGAAATCAGCCCTAA
- a CDS encoding agmatine deiminase family protein, with the protein MQKKKIMLLLLPVIMFSCSQDEVTNPPTSGTSDPTSIVYKMPEESAPHEGTWLQWPHKYQYGITYRNRLDPTWVAMTKELAQSEKVHIIAYDGTEKDRIVGLLTNAGVSLSNIDFKLYPTDDFWVRDNGPIYVKDKNGKLFIQDWGFNGWGNKAQYSNCNTIPAKIANDSGIPKIDLNSIMINEGGSVEIDGNGVLMACKSSILNENRNPGMTQQQAEAIFTKNLGITKFIWLDGKANLDITDMHIDGFARFANPTTIITMNADDLEYWQVPNSDMSKLYNATQKNGTAYQFVKVPLTKYDVTTTYGKNVGRASYINYYIANNRVLVPNYNDPNDTIANRIIQQLYPDKKVIGIDCRNLFANGGMVHCVTQQQPK; encoded by the coding sequence ATGCAAAAAAAGAAAATCATGCTCTTGTTGTTGCCTGTTATTATGTTTTCCTGTTCTCAGGATGAGGTAACAAATCCTCCTACTTCAGGGACGTCTGATCCCACTTCTATTGTTTACAAAATGCCTGAAGAATCGGCTCCTCACGAAGGAACTTGGCTTCAGTGGCCCCACAAGTATCAATACGGTATTACCTACCGGAACCGACTGGATCCTACTTGGGTGGCAATGACCAAAGAGCTTGCACAAAGTGAAAAAGTGCATATCATTGCTTATGATGGTACAGAAAAAGATCGTATTGTGGGATTATTAACCAATGCAGGGGTATCACTAAGCAATATCGATTTTAAACTGTATCCAACTGATGATTTTTGGGTGAGAGATAATGGCCCTATCTATGTAAAAGATAAAAACGGCAAGTTGTTTATTCAGGATTGGGGATTTAACGGTTGGGGTAACAAAGCCCAATATAGCAACTGTAATACAATTCCTGCTAAAATTGCTAACGATAGTGGAATTCCAAAAATAGATCTTAATTCAATAATGATCAATGAAGGAGGAAGTGTGGAAATAGATGGAAACGGAGTATTAATGGCTTGCAAAAGCTCTATTCTTAATGAAAACAGAAATCCTGGAATGACCCAGCAGCAGGCAGAAGCGATTTTTACTAAGAATTTAGGGATTACAAAATTTATCTGGCTGGATGGAAAAGCCAATCTTGATATTACAGACATGCATATTGATGGATTTGCCAGATTTGCGAATCCTACCACAATTATCACCATGAATGCAGATGATCTGGAGTACTGGCAGGTTCCGAACAGTGATATGAGTAAGCTTTACAATGCTACACAAAAAAATGGTACAGCTTATCAGTTTGTGAAAGTTCCTTTAACGAAGTATGATGTGACAACTACTTATGGGAAAAATGTAGGCAGGGCCTCTTATATTAACTATTATATAGCTAATAACCGTGTATTGGTACCTAATTATAATGATCCTAATGATACCATTGCGAACCGAATTATACAACAATTATATCCTGATAAAAAAGTGATTGGAATTGATTGCCGTAACCTGTTTGCTAATGGTGGAATGGTACATTGTGTTACACAGCAGCAGCCTAAATAG
- a CDS encoding bacteriocin-like protein yields MKNCKKISRDQLKSIGGGAVSCSEACCPPPGIKRCPWVYCVAPCEILS; encoded by the coding sequence ATGAAAAATTGTAAAAAAATTTCAAGAGATCAGCTGAAGAGCATCGGGGGTGGTGCAGTAAGCTGTTCAGAAGCATGCTGCCCACCTCCGGGAATAAAAAGATGCCCTTGGGTCTATTGTGTAGCTCCATGTGAAATACTAAGCTAA
- a CDS encoding pepsin/retropepsin-like aspartic protease family protein, with protein MFYQSLKKSILTTSVFLYSVTAFAQKSPLNILPSGHLVVQAEVEGKKGNFIFDTGGGVNLFLNNFSKDLNQKESYNFLTAFRATGEQLTVPMFKSKEIIFNGKKFKDTWYATHNMEIKGIDGLISLPMLYDTEFIIDYTTKEIVFPKEKLTGKKVVDIQLSTNADQSLDITTYINVNNIKINVLLDSGAGNDSFWLSERLINTLGINKEGLQLIEKKSEFNPSIINKFYKGNVHSVSNSFAKVEKPNVLFVEGLIYEGKTSINWLGKKLGFNLKEKKIYILD; from the coding sequence ATGTTCTATCAATCATTAAAAAAATCAATCCTTACCACGTCTGTATTTCTATACTCGGTTACGGCATTCGCACAAAAATCGCCGCTCAATATTCTTCCATCCGGACATCTGGTTGTTCAGGCTGAAGTGGAAGGTAAAAAAGGAAATTTTATATTTGATACCGGCGGTGGTGTCAATCTTTTTCTTAACAACTTCTCCAAAGACCTGAACCAAAAGGAATCCTATAACTTCCTGACTGCTTTCCGCGCTACAGGAGAACAGCTTACAGTTCCTATGTTCAAATCAAAAGAGATCATTTTTAATGGTAAAAAATTTAAAGATACCTGGTATGCTACCCACAACATGGAAATAAAAGGAATTGACGGTCTTATTTCGCTTCCCATGCTTTATGATACGGAATTCATTATAGATTATACCACTAAAGAAATTGTGTTTCCAAAAGAGAAGCTAACCGGAAAAAAAGTAGTAGATATTCAACTGTCTACCAATGCAGACCAATCTCTGGATATCACCACCTATATTAACGTCAACAATATTAAGATCAATGTTCTTCTGGATTCCGGTGCCGGTAATGATTCTTTCTGGCTGAGTGAGCGTCTTATCAATACGTTAGGAATTAATAAAGAAGGTCTTCAGCTCATTGAAAAGAAAAGCGAGTTCAATCCTTCGATTATCAATAAGTTCTACAAAGGAAATGTACATTCCGTTTCCAACTCTTTTGCCAAAGTCGAAAAACCCAATGTACTTTTTGTTGAAGGCTTAATCTATGAGGGAAAAACAAGCATCAACTGGCTGGGCAAAAAGCTTGGTTTTAATTTGAAAGAAAAGAAAATCTATATTTTGGATTAA